From the genome of Hymenobacter sp. PAMC 26628, one region includes:
- a CDS encoding TldD/PmbA family protein codes for MKRRDFVGLTSLAAGALYLPSIPGFGNGMLVDPAQLLEPGLDVAQKKRLADAALNAAKSAGASYADVRIQRTLNQSIFTREKQVQNIGSTETMGVGIRVIANGTWGFAATNNMTEAAIASTAQLAVAIAKANSKVQKEKVQLAAQKGYGEVSWKTPIQQNALEVPIKQKVDLLLAANAAALDNGASFVNSALFQINEQKYFASTDGSYIDQDIHRIYPTFGVTVVDRASGKFRSRQALSQPMGLGYEYLTPKAADKVAGPAGSDVVGYKNSYDMLEDAARAAKQTKQKLTCKSVTPGKYDLVLDPGHLGLTIHESVGHPLELDRVLGYEANYAGTSFATLAWKAKGLPYGSKQVNIVADKLQPGSLGAVGYDDEGVKCKEWDLIKEGKLVNYEKIRDQAHIVGQKESDGCCYSQSWQDVQFQRMPNVSLKPGAAKMSVDELVSKVDKGIYIAGNGSFSIDQQRYNFQFGGQVFYAIEKGKITEMLEDVAYQANTQEFWGSCAGSCDQSDYRLFGAFNDGKGQPSQSSAVSHGSATTRFTAVNVINTGRKLG; via the coding sequence TTGAAAAGACGCGACTTTGTGGGACTCACCAGCCTGGCGGCCGGGGCCCTGTATTTGCCCAGCATCCCCGGCTTCGGCAACGGGATGCTCGTCGACCCCGCGCAGCTGCTGGAGCCGGGCCTGGACGTGGCCCAGAAAAAGCGCCTGGCCGACGCGGCCCTGAACGCCGCCAAAAGCGCCGGCGCCAGCTACGCCGACGTGCGCATCCAGCGCACCCTCAACCAAAGCATCTTCACCCGCGAAAAGCAGGTGCAGAACATCGGCAGCACCGAAACCATGGGGGTGGGCATCCGCGTGATTGCCAACGGCACCTGGGGCTTTGCCGCCACCAACAACATGACCGAGGCGGCCATTGCCAGTACGGCCCAGCTGGCGGTTGCCATCGCCAAGGCCAACAGCAAGGTGCAAAAGGAAAAGGTGCAGCTGGCCGCGCAAAAGGGCTACGGGGAGGTGAGCTGGAAAACGCCCATCCAGCAGAACGCGCTCGAAGTGCCCATCAAACAGAAGGTGGACTTGCTGCTGGCCGCCAACGCCGCGGCCCTGGACAATGGCGCGTCGTTCGTGAACTCGGCCCTGTTCCAAATCAATGAGCAGAAGTACTTTGCCAGCACCGACGGCTCCTACATCGACCAGGACATCCACCGCATCTACCCCACGTTTGGCGTGACGGTGGTGGACCGCGCCAGCGGCAAGTTCCGCTCGCGGCAGGCCCTGAGCCAGCCCATGGGCCTGGGCTACGAGTACCTCACGCCCAAGGCCGCCGACAAGGTGGCCGGCCCGGCGGGCTCCGACGTTGTGGGCTATAAAAACAGCTACGACATGCTGGAAGACGCCGCCCGGGCCGCCAAGCAAACCAAGCAGAAGCTGACGTGCAAAAGCGTGACGCCGGGCAAGTACGACCTCGTGCTTGACCCCGGCCACCTGGGCCTCACCATCCACGAGAGCGTGGGCCACCCGCTCGAACTCGACCGCGTGCTGGGCTACGAGGCCAACTACGCCGGCACCAGCTTCGCCACCCTGGCGTGGAAAGCCAAGGGCCTGCCCTACGGCTCGAAGCAAGTCAACATCGTGGCCGACAAGCTGCAACCCGGCTCGCTGGGGGCCGTGGGCTATGATGACGAGGGCGTCAAGTGCAAGGAGTGGGACCTTATCAAGGAGGGCAAGCTGGTGAACTACGAGAAGATCCGCGACCAGGCGCACATCGTGGGCCAGAAGGAATCGGACGGCTGCTGCTACTCGCAGTCGTGGCAGGATGTGCAGTTCCAGCGCATGCCCAACGTGAGCCTGAAGCCCGGCGCCGCCAAAATGAGCGTGGACGAGCTGGTGAGTAAGGTCGACAAGGGCATCTACATCGCCGGCAACGGCTCGTTCAGCATCGACCAACAGCGCTACAACTTCCAGTTCGGCGGGCAGGTGTTCTACGCCATCGAGAAGGGCAAAATCACGGAAATGCTCGAAGACGTGGCCTACCAGGCCAACACCCAGGAATTCTGGGGCTCGTGCGCCGGCTCGTGCGACCAGTCGGACTACCGCCTGTTTGGCGCTTTCAACGACGGCAAGGGCCAGCCCTCGCAAAGCTCGGCCGTGAGCCACGGCTCGGCCACGACCCGCTTCACCGCCGTGAACGTGATTAACACCGGCCGCAAGCTGGGGTAG
- a CDS encoding four helix bundle protein, translating into MANDSMANGGAKADNPVVRLSFELALAVLAYVEELEAGRRYVVARQLLRCGTSVGANVREAQHAESRADFVHKCKIAAKEAEETDYWLQLYQHAPAYPTPPAPLTETLLSVRRLLARIIISSKANAA; encoded by the coding sequence GTGGCGAACGATTCAATGGCTAATGGCGGAGCAAAAGCCGACAACCCGGTGGTGCGGCTCTCCTTCGAGCTAGCACTGGCAGTGTTGGCTTATGTGGAGGAATTGGAAGCCGGGCGGCGCTACGTGGTGGCCCGCCAGCTGCTGCGGTGCGGCACTTCGGTGGGCGCCAACGTGCGCGAAGCACAGCACGCCGAAAGCCGGGCCGATTTTGTGCATAAGTGCAAAATCGCCGCCAAGGAAGCCGAGGAAACCGACTATTGGCTTCAGCTCTACCAGCACGCGCCCGCTTACCCCACGCCGCCCGCTCCACTCACCGAAACGCTGCTGAGCGTGCGCCGCTTGTTGGCCCGCATCATCATCTCCAGCAAAGCCAATGCCGCCTGA